The Streptomyces phaeolivaceus genome has a window encoding:
- a CDS encoding LysM peptidoglycan-binding domain-containing protein yields MLSGNGRHRRPRQAPALLVAAGVTGSVIAIPLLGATGASAADGTTWDQVADCESGGSWSADTGNGRYGGLQLTQENWNDYGGLDYATTADQASRSQQIAVAEKVLADQGVGVWSTCGLLHNLGGDSGSADVDTGVTDDSTNSRDSSSSSDSSGSSKSSGSADGGDSSGSSGSSGSGNSNDSAKSGDSDDSAEPGTSSDSPSEDFDGSAKAETGTGSDGSTDSESTESDKSPQSDSSSVAEGGEDGEDGEGGTGRHRGASADESAGAEAGAGEGAADDSRATDSAPSGRHASRGGDTAREGADGAYTVQVGDSLTGIVNSLGLDGGWRGLYAENRDTVGTDPDLILPGQTLEVGAETGEK; encoded by the coding sequence ATGCTCTCCGGGAACGGTCGTCACCGTCGCCCCCGCCAGGCTCCGGCCCTCCTCGTCGCCGCCGGAGTGACCGGCTCGGTCATCGCGATCCCGCTCCTCGGCGCCACCGGCGCGAGCGCGGCCGACGGAACCACCTGGGACCAGGTGGCGGACTGCGAGAGCGGCGGTTCGTGGAGCGCGGACACCGGGAACGGGCGCTACGGCGGCCTCCAGTTGACCCAGGAGAACTGGAACGACTACGGCGGCCTCGACTACGCGACGACCGCCGACCAGGCCAGCCGTTCGCAGCAGATCGCGGTAGCCGAGAAGGTCCTCGCCGACCAGGGCGTCGGCGTCTGGTCCACCTGCGGACTGCTCCACAACCTCGGCGGCGACTCCGGTTCCGCCGACGTGGACACGGGCGTCACGGACGACTCGACGAATTCACGCGATTCATCCAGTTCGTCTGATTCCTCCGGTTCATCCAAATCATCCGGTTCGGCCGATGGGGGCGACTCAAGCGGATCGAGCGGCTCAAGCGGCTCGGGCAACTCGAACGATTCGGCGAAGTCGGGTGATTCGGATGATTCCGCCGAACCCGGTACGTCGAGCGACTCGCCCTCCGAGGACTTCGACGGTTCCGCGAAGGCCGAGACCGGCACCGGCTCGGACGGCTCCACGGACTCCGAGAGCACCGAATCGGACAAGTCGCCACAGTCCGACAGCTCTTCGGTCGCCGAGGGCGGCGAGGACGGCGAGGACGGCGAAGGCGGCACCGGCCGTCACCGCGGCGCCAGCGCCGACGAGAGCGCCGGCGCCGAGGCCGGTGCCGGCGAGGGCGCGGCCGACGACTCCCGCGCCACCGACTCCGCGCCCTCCGGCCGTCACGCCTCCCGTGGCGGCGACACGGCGCGCGAGGGCGCGGACGGCGCGTACACCGTCCAGGTCGGCGACAGCCTGACGGGCATCGTGAACTCGCTCGGCCTGGACGGCGGGTGGCGCGGGCTGTACGCGGAGAACCGGGACACGGTCGGAACTGACCCGGACCTTATCCTTCCCGGTCAGACCCTCGAAGTCGGTGCCGAAACGGGCGAAAAGTAG
- a CDS encoding cytochrome P450 family protein yields MTKQTASSSTGTSPGVPAGVPAGTSGGAPGGTGGPELFTWEFATDPYPAYAWLREHAPVHRTRLPSGVEAWLVTRYGDAKQALADGRLSKNPAHHDEPAHAKGKTGIPGERKAELMTHLLNIDPPDHTRLRRLVSKAFTPRRVAEFASRVQELTDQLIDRFAEKGEADLIHEFAFPLPIYAICDMLGVPREDQDDFRDWAGMMIRHGGGPRGGVARSVKKMRGYLADLIHRKREALTEHPAPGEDLISALIRASDHGEHLTENEAAAMAFILLFAGFETTVNLIGNGTYALLTHPEQRARLQASLAAGETELLETGVEELLRYDGPVELATWRFATQPLTIGGQDIAPGDPVLVVLAAADRDPARFDDPDTLDLSRRDNQHLGYGHGIHYCLGAPLARLEGQTALATLLTRLPDLRLAVDSADLRWRGGLIMRGLRTLPVEFTPRKRSVSGPGQPVALPHSAAGSDTPSSL; encoded by the coding sequence GTGACCAAGCAGACCGCATCCTCCTCCACCGGCACGTCGCCCGGCGTCCCCGCGGGCGTCCCCGCGGGCACCTCCGGGGGTGCCCCCGGCGGGACCGGCGGGCCCGAGCTCTTCACCTGGGAGTTCGCGACCGATCCGTATCCGGCGTACGCCTGGCTCCGTGAGCACGCGCCCGTGCACCGGACGCGGCTGCCCAGTGGGGTGGAGGCGTGGCTGGTCACCCGGTACGGGGACGCGAAGCAGGCGCTCGCCGACGGGCGGCTGTCCAAGAATCCGGCGCATCACGACGAGCCCGCGCACGCCAAGGGGAAGACCGGTATCCCCGGTGAGCGCAAGGCCGAGTTGATGACGCATCTGCTGAACATCGATCCGCCGGACCACACCCGGCTCCGCCGGCTCGTCTCCAAGGCGTTCACTCCCCGCCGGGTCGCCGAGTTCGCCTCCCGCGTCCAGGAGTTGACCGATCAGCTCATCGACCGGTTCGCGGAGAAGGGCGAGGCCGACCTCATCCACGAGTTCGCGTTCCCCCTCCCCATCTACGCGATCTGCGACATGCTCGGCGTCCCCCGCGAGGACCAGGACGACTTCCGGGACTGGGCGGGCATGATGATCCGGCACGGCGGCGGGCCGAGGGGCGGTGTCGCCCGGTCGGTCAAGAAGATGCGCGGCTATCTCGCCGACCTCATCCACCGCAAGCGGGAAGCGCTCACCGAGCACCCCGCCCCCGGCGAGGACCTCATCTCCGCGCTCATCCGCGCCTCCGACCACGGTGAGCACCTCACCGAGAACGAGGCCGCGGCGATGGCGTTCATCCTGCTGTTCGCCGGGTTCGAGACCACCGTCAACCTCATCGGCAACGGCACCTACGCCCTCCTCACCCACCCCGAGCAACGCGCCCGCCTCCAGGCCTCCCTGGCCGCCGGGGAGACCGAACTCCTCGAAACCGGCGTCGAGGAACTCCTCCGCTACGACGGCCCCGTGGAACTCGCCACCTGGCGCTTCGCCACCCAGCCCCTCACCATCGGCGGCCAGGACATCGCCCCCGGCGACCCCGTCCTCGTCGTCCTCGCCGCGGCCGACCGCGACCCGGCCCGTTTCGACGACCCCGACACCCTCGACCTCTCCCGCCGTGACAACCAGCACCTCGGCTACGGCCACGGCATCCACTACTGCCTCGGCGCCCCCCTCGCCCGCCTCGAAGGCCAGACCGCGCTGGCGACGCTCCTCACCCGTCTCCCCGACCTTCGACTCGCGGTGGATTCCGCCGATCTGAGATGGCGAGGAGGGCTCATCATGCGGGGATTGCGTACGCTTCCGGTCGAATTCACCCCGCGGAAGCGGTCCGTGAGCGGACCCGGGCAGCCCGTAGCACTACCTCATTCCGCGGCGGGAAGTGACACTCCCTCAAGTCTGTGA
- a CDS encoding transglycosylase family protein, whose amino-acid sequence MLFSSKGKHRRPSKAARAIAVAGVTGAAAIAAPLMVAGSASAATASEWDTVAQCESGGNWSINTGNGYYGGLQFSASTWAAYGGTQYASTADQASKAQQIAIAEKVLAGQGKGAWPVCGTGLSSASYDGAAASSGNSDSGSSAQQNTQQNTQQNSRESTKKSTEDTRASRSSERATVETPTGKKVKKGDGEYKVVKGDTLSAIAEKKNVKGGWEKLFELNKDIIDDADFIYPGQQLHLS is encoded by the coding sequence ATGCTGTTTTCCAGCAAGGGCAAGCACCGTCGCCCGTCCAAGGCCGCTCGCGCCATCGCCGTCGCCGGTGTCACCGGCGCCGCCGCCATCGCCGCCCCGCTGATGGTCGCCGGCAGCGCCTCCGCCGCCACCGCCTCCGAGTGGGACACCGTCGCCCAGTGCGAGTCCGGCGGCAACTGGTCCATCAACACCGGCAACGGCTACTACGGCGGCCTGCAGTTCTCCGCCTCCACGTGGGCCGCCTACGGCGGTACGCAGTACGCCTCCACCGCCGACCAGGCGAGCAAGGCCCAGCAGATCGCGATAGCCGAGAAGGTCCTCGCGGGCCAGGGCAAGGGTGCCTGGCCGGTCTGCGGCACCGGCCTGTCCAGCGCCTCGTACGACGGCGCCGCCGCCTCCAGCGGCAACTCGGACTCCGGCTCCTCCGCGCAGCAGAACACCCAGCAGAACACCCAGCAGAACTCGCGGGAGAGCACCAAGAAGAGCACCGAGGACACTCGCGCCTCCCGCTCCTCCGAGCGCGCCACCGTCGAGACCCCGACCGGCAAGAAGGTCAAGAAGGGCGACGGCGAGTACAAGGTCGTCAAGGGCGACACCCTCAGCGCCATCGCCGAGAAGAAGAACGTCAAGGGTGGCTGGGAGAAGCTCTTCGAGCTGAACAAGGAC
- a CDS encoding nucleoside triphosphate pyrophosphohydrolase yields the protein MNAHRPDGAPAPTAPETPSPSPGRVVLLTTSHRVAPGLLSWPAWQALHGADRVLCADEAHPQLPYLREAGIAVERATPTAEELVDACAGDRTVVVVATAEGEPGLTDGLARLAGSGRVRMPSLELLPASYDLPGARLLDLVQVMDRIRAECPWSSRQTHDGLAKYGIEEAYELVEAIEEGDRDELREELGDVLLQVVFHARIAEDDPDTPFSIDDVAAGIVTKLIHRHPHVFGDATATTPEEVKAHWLRTKAVEKRRESVTDGIPLGQPALALATKLSSRARTAGLTVPPPPGDDIGYELLTLAAQAESKGLDPETALRAAARTYRDAIRAAEGLGTR from the coding sequence GTGAACGCACACCGCCCCGACGGCGCCCCCGCCCCCACGGCCCCCGAGACCCCGTCCCCCTCGCCCGGCCGAGTCGTCCTGCTCACCACCAGCCACCGGGTCGCGCCCGGCCTGCTGTCCTGGCCGGCCTGGCAGGCACTGCACGGGGCGGACCGCGTCCTCTGCGCGGACGAGGCACATCCCCAGCTCCCCTACCTCCGGGAGGCGGGCATAGCGGTGGAGCGGGCGACCCCGACGGCCGAGGAACTGGTCGACGCCTGCGCCGGCGACCGCACCGTGGTCGTCGTGGCCACCGCCGAGGGCGAACCCGGCCTCACCGACGGCCTCGCCCGCCTCGCCGGCTCCGGCCGCGTCCGGATGCCGTCCCTGGAGCTGCTCCCCGCCTCCTACGACCTCCCCGGCGCCCGCCTCCTCGACCTCGTCCAGGTCATGGACCGCATCCGCGCCGAATGCCCCTGGTCCTCCCGGCAGACCCATGACGGCCTCGCCAAGTACGGCATCGAGGAGGCGTACGAGCTCGTCGAGGCCATCGAGGAGGGCGACCGCGACGAACTCCGCGAGGAGCTGGGCGACGTCCTCCTCCAGGTCGTCTTCCACGCCCGTATCGCCGAGGACGACCCCGACACCCCCTTCTCCATCGACGACGTGGCCGCCGGTATCGTCACCAAGCTCATCCACCGCCACCCGCACGTCTTCGGCGACGCCACGGCCACGACCCCGGAGGAGGTCAAGGCGCACTGGCTCCGCACCAAGGCCGTGGAGAAGCGCCGCGAGTCGGTGACGGACGGCATCCCCCTGGGCCAGCCCGCCCTGGCCCTCGCCACCAAACTCTCCTCCCGAGCCCGCACCGCCGGCCTCACCGTCCCCCCACCCCCCGGCGACGACATCGGCTACGAACTCCTCACCCTCGCCGCCCAGGCCGAATCCAAGGGCCTCGACCCAGAAACAGCCCTCCGAGCAGCCGCCCGCACCTACCGCGACGCGATCCGGGCGGCGGAGGGGCTGGGCACGCGCTGA
- a CDS encoding SurA N-terminal domain-containing protein — MHRRRRTALLLSVAITAAAPLLTACGSDAHPGAAAVVGDDRITVAQLENRVNEVRTAQRAASTDESQYQQVVAQSSALTRNTLNSMVLEKVLDQALTDADVTVTRKEVQGYRSDLEAQAGGAEALETAYLQRYSVAPEQLDESLRSDVEVQKLSAALGADLNTQEGGVAFWKALSEASKKLDVDLNPRYGSWGVDPTSGRVGLLDAKTPWLKEVTGTGSRSA, encoded by the coding sequence TTGCACCGCCGCCGTCGCACCGCGCTCCTCCTCTCCGTCGCGATCACCGCCGCGGCCCCTCTCCTCACCGCCTGCGGAAGCGACGCGCATCCCGGCGCGGCGGCCGTTGTCGGCGACGACCGGATCACGGTCGCGCAGCTGGAGAACCGGGTGAACGAGGTGCGCACCGCCCAGCGCGCCGCGAGCACGGACGAGAGCCAGTACCAGCAGGTCGTCGCCCAGAGCAGCGCCCTCACCCGCAACACCCTGAACAGCATGGTCCTGGAGAAGGTCCTCGACCAGGCGCTCACGGACGCCGACGTGACCGTCACCCGCAAGGAGGTCCAGGGGTACCGCTCGGACCTGGAGGCGCAGGCCGGTGGGGCCGAGGCCCTGGAGACGGCCTATCTGCAGCGCTACAGCGTCGCCCCCGAACAGCTGGACGAGAGCCTCCGCAGCGATGTCGAGGTCCAGAAGCTCTCCGCCGCCCTCGGCGCCGACCTGAACACACAGGAGGGCGGCGTCGCCTTCTGGAAGGCCCTCTCCGAGGCCTCCAAGAAACTCGACGTGGACCTCAACCCCCGCTACGGCAGCTGGGGCGTCGACCCGACGTCCGGCAGGGTCGGCCTGCTGGACGCGAAGACGCCGTGGCTGAAGGAGGTCACCGGGACGGGCTCGCGGTCGGCGTAG